One window of the Betaproteobacteria bacterium genome contains the following:
- a CDS encoding M20/M25/M40 family metallo-hydrolase translates to MSLPVTRLAHFIAAVCAVLMFATGPALAAPNDAVLTLAKQQTQPLLDTLKDLVHIESGSGDREGLDRISQVIFDRLKALGGAVEFIEPGADAYRMHDTPEKIGRMVKATFTGTGTKKILLIAHMDTVYLKGALANQPFRIDGNRAYGLGIGDDKAGIAVILHTLGILKAMDFRDYGTLTVLINGDEEISSPAGRNLIGSLGAAHDLTMSHEGSPIASDRLSLATAGIAAVTLKVTGKASHAGSAPERGRNAIYELAHQMLQTRDFSDKATGVKMNWTMINGGTNRNVIPAEATGAADVRVLRVADYEGLEKKVRETITKQLIPDTKVEMTFERRRPPLELNPAAAAIAKHAQTIYAEIGKQLTVSDSVAGGGTDAAFAALGNSKPVIERFGLLSFGAHSNDNEYIHIDSIEPRLYLATRLIMDVSQGKVK, encoded by the coding sequence ATGTCCTTGCCCGTCACACGCCTTGCCCATTTCATTGCCGCCGTCTGCGCCGTCCTGATGTTTGCCACCGGGCCGGCGCTCGCTGCACCCAACGACGCCGTGCTGACGCTGGCAAAACAGCAAACGCAACCTCTCCTCGACACGCTCAAGGATCTGGTGCATATCGAATCCGGCAGCGGCGACCGCGAAGGATTGGATCGCATTTCGCAGGTGATATTCGATCGCCTGAAAGCATTGGGTGGCGCGGTTGAATTCATCGAGCCGGGCGCCGACGCCTATCGCATGCACGACACGCCGGAAAAAATCGGTCGCATGGTCAAGGCTACGTTCACCGGAACGGGTACGAAGAAAATTCTGCTGATCGCGCACATGGATACGGTGTACCTGAAGGGCGCGCTCGCCAACCAGCCGTTCCGCATCGACGGCAACCGCGCCTATGGGCTCGGTATCGGCGACGACAAGGCCGGCATTGCCGTCATCCTGCACACGCTCGGAATCCTCAAGGCGATGGATTTTCGCGATTACGGCACGCTGACGGTACTGATCAATGGCGACGAGGAAATCAGCTCGCCTGCCGGTCGCAACCTGATCGGCTCGCTGGGTGCCGCGCACGATCTCACCATGTCGCACGAGGGCTCGCCCATTGCCTCCGACCGGCTGTCGCTGGCGACCGCCGGTATCGCCGCTGTCACGCTCAAGGTGACCGGCAAGGCGTCGCACGCGGGCTCGGCGCCCGAGCGCGGTCGCAATGCGATTTACGAACTGGCGCACCAGATGCTGCAGACGCGGGATTTTTCCGACAAGGCCACCGGCGTGAAAATGAACTGGACCATGATCAACGGTGGCACTAATCGTAATGTGATTCCGGCGGAAGCCACCGGTGCAGCTGATGTGCGCGTGCTGCGCGTCGCTGACTACGAAGGACTTGAAAAGAAGGTGCGCGAGACCATCACCAAACAATTGATCCCCGACACCAAGGTGGAGATGACCTTCGAGCGCCGCCGTCCGCCGCTGGAACTGAATCCCGCCGCCGCGGCCATCGCCAAACATGCCCAGACCATTTACGCCGAGATCGGCAAGCAGTTGACCGTGAGTGATTCGGTTGCCGGCGGTGGCACCGACGCGGCGTTCGCGGCATTGGGCAACAGCAAACCGGTGATCGAGCGCTTTGGCCTGCTGAGTTTCGGCGCGCATTCCAACGACAACGAATATATCCACATCGATTCGATCGAACCCAGGCTGTATCTGGCGACGCGCCTGATCATGGATGTATCGCAGGGCAAGGTTAAATAG
- a CDS encoding DUF3124 domain-containing protein: protein MPIYSHIWHGEVDGKGQPTKTLVSVSVSIRNTDPSKAIRVSSAQYFDTDGKKLREYVPAPKTIGPMGTLELFIPRSDDTGGSGANFVIAWKSDVAVNAPIVEALHANLPSGRSIAFTTSARQIIVE, encoded by the coding sequence CTGCCCATTTATTCGCATATCTGGCATGGCGAGGTCGACGGCAAAGGGCAGCCGACAAAAACGCTCGTGTCCGTGTCGGTCAGCATTCGCAACACCGACCCGTCAAAAGCCATCCGGGTATCGTCGGCACAATATTTCGACACCGACGGCAAGAAATTGCGGGAGTATGTTCCCGCGCCGAAAACGATTGGCCCGATGGGGACTCTCGAGCTTTTCATCCCGCGAAGCGACGACACGGGCGGTTCCGGCGCGAACTTTGTTATCGCGTGGAAATCGGATGTCGCCGTCAATGCGCCGATCGTCGAGGCGCTTCATGCCAATCTTCCATCGGGAAGGTCCATTGCGTTCACGACATCGGCAAGGCAGATAATCGTCGAATAG
- a CDS encoding cytochrome b — protein sequence MNWKNTKSRYGSLSIFFHWLMLLLMVAVYAAMELKSFAAKGSALRDSMATWHFMLGLSIFLLVWLRVLVNLTGTRPIIEPPGSVWQERIALLGHLALYGLMIALPLLGWLILSAKGKPVPFFGFELPALMGQSKPYASLFKEAHEVIATAGYFLIGLHAAAALHHHYIKHDNTLTMMLPWRRRA from the coding sequence ATGAACTGGAAAAACACCAAGTCACGATACGGGTCGCTGTCGATTTTTTTCCACTGGCTGATGCTGTTGCTAATGGTCGCGGTCTACGCTGCCATGGAGCTCAAATCATTCGCGGCGAAAGGCAGCGCGCTGCGCGACTCGATGGCAACCTGGCACTTCATGCTCGGCCTGTCGATCTTTTTGCTGGTCTGGCTGCGCGTGCTCGTGAACCTCACCGGCACCCGGCCTATCATTGAGCCGCCGGGCAGCGTGTGGCAGGAAAGAATTGCGCTCCTCGGCCATCTTGCGCTTTATGGCCTGATGATCGCCTTGCCGCTGCTCGGCTGGCTGATATTGAGCGCGAAGGGCAAGCCGGTGCCGTTCTTTGGCTTTGAGTTGCCAGCGCTCATGGGCCAAAGCAAGCCGTACGCGAGCTTGTTCAAGGAGGCGCACGAAGTGATCGCGACGGCAGGCTACTTTCTCATCGGACTGCATGCCGCCGCCGCGCTGCATCACCATTACATCAAGCATGACAACACGCTGACGATGATGTTGCCGTGGCGGCGCCGGGCATAG
- a CDS encoding DUF1993 domain-containing protein → MTISLYAASIPVFKQMLSSMSAVLAKADAHATAKKIDANALLQARLFPDMFPLIKQVQIAAEFARSVSARLAGAEVPVYEGNEQTFAELQAMIGKSLAFIDGFTAAQIDGQEGREIVLRPGTPKERKFTGQSYLLSYALPQFFFHVTTTYAILRHNGLEIGKRDYMGAY, encoded by the coding sequence ATGACTATTTCCCTTTACGCCGCCTCCATTCCTGTCTTCAAACAGATGCTCAGCAGCATGAGCGCCGTTCTGGCCAAAGCCGACGCGCATGCCACGGCGAAAAAAATTGATGCGAACGCGCTGCTGCAGGCACGCCTGTTTCCGGATATGTTCCCGCTGATCAAGCAAGTCCAGATCGCCGCGGAATTTGCCCGCAGTGTCTCGGCGCGCCTGGCCGGTGCGGAGGTGCCTGTATACGAGGGAAATGAACAGACTTTCGCCGAATTGCAGGCCATGATCGGCAAGTCGCTGGCGTTCATCGACGGCTTCACGGCAGCGCAAATCGACGGCCAGGAAGGCCGCGAAATCGTTCTTCGTCCGGGCACGCCGAAAGAAAGAAAATTCACGGGCCAGTCGTATCTGCTGAGCTATGCGCTGCCGCAATTCTTTTTCCATGTCACGACCACATATGCAATCCTGCGCCATAACGGATTGGAGATTGGCAAGCGCGATTACATGGGGGCGTACTAG
- a CDS encoding bifunctional acetate--CoA ligase family protein/GNAT family N-acetyltransferase, with translation MNPHYLAALFDPKSLLVYVPPASSSSSSNVSNVASLLKAALAEGAFNGSVTWLEDAPGGFPKIPAEPRPSLALIAIPGAGAVRALQHAATARVRTAILYEPDEVQIGELTAIAARHGIQLLGPGSSGIQRPHLHLNACVAGSLQGAGSLALVSQSGALTAAMLDWAESNGVRFSAVVATGRSAVLDMADILDFLAQDGRTQSIIVYMEGIRNARHFMSALRAASRSKPVIVLKGGRRDRGRHAALTHSGTMVGGDDVFDAALKRAGAVRVDSFVQLFSAAKCLASRYRPIGNRLGVIGNGGGPGVLAADYAFLRGVAIPSLSAETLSQLKAKLPQAPSLENPVDIGEHATAADFVAAVEALAASPGIDGVLVVVTPKPGIDIEGIAQAATASLPSVKKVLIGCWMGETRVRETRRKVNEAGLPVFRLPEAAVDAFANIATFYHNQQSLMQTPPPLNVGGLEDAPDVAAARAVINAVLTAGREVLTETESKELLNAFRIPVTPTEVARTADDAVAIAQRMGFPVVIKINSPDIAHKSDVGGVMLNVRTAQQVRTIFADMTEEAARRAPDATIDGVSLQRMVVKRNGRELYVGMTTDELFGPVITFGAGGTMIEVIDDRTVALPPLNLFLARRVIKRARSAAVLGEWRGMPKVQIEALEYLLLRVSEMICELPELQELDINPVIIDEDGAAVVDARAVVRKIVSTPDAPYAHMAILPYPNLLAQDFTTRDGMHCQLRAIRPEDANALQRFVRELSEESRYFRFLSTLAELSPSMLARFTQIDYDREMAIVAVIPDETDGERIIGVARYLLNPDAVTVEFALAISDEFQGQGIGSTLMKRLCEIARERGLKAVIGLVLGNNSDMLALMHSLGFTSRPDPDDSDLREVVLQLQGAAA, from the coding sequence ATGAATCCCCATTATCTTGCAGCACTGTTCGATCCGAAATCGCTGCTGGTGTATGTACCGCCGGCGTCCTCATCGTCCTCATCCAACGTATCAAATGTCGCCTCACTGCTGAAAGCCGCGCTGGCGGAAGGCGCTTTCAACGGTAGCGTGACCTGGCTGGAAGACGCCCCGGGCGGGTTCCCCAAAATACCGGCGGAGCCGCGCCCAAGCCTGGCCCTGATCGCTATTCCCGGCGCGGGCGCGGTGCGGGCCTTGCAGCACGCCGCCACCGCGCGGGTACGGACCGCCATCCTCTATGAACCGGACGAAGTGCAGATCGGCGAGCTGACGGCGATTGCCGCGCGTCACGGCATTCAACTTCTGGGGCCGGGTTCCTCGGGGATACAACGTCCGCATCTTCATCTCAACGCCTGCGTTGCCGGTTCACTGCAGGGCGCGGGCAGCCTCGCGCTGGTCTCGCAATCGGGCGCATTGACGGCGGCGATGCTCGACTGGGCCGAATCCAATGGCGTGCGCTTCTCGGCCGTGGTCGCCACCGGCCGCTCGGCGGTGCTGGACATGGCCGACATACTCGATTTTCTGGCGCAGGACGGCCGCACCCAGAGCATCATCGTGTACATGGAAGGCATCCGCAATGCGCGCCACTTCATGAGCGCGTTGCGGGCGGCATCGCGGTCCAAACCGGTGATCGTATTGAAGGGCGGACGGCGCGATCGCGGCCGCCATGCGGCGCTGACGCACTCCGGCACGATGGTCGGCGGCGACGATGTATTCGACGCAGCACTCAAGCGCGCGGGCGCGGTGCGGGTCGATAGCTTCGTGCAACTATTTTCGGCGGCCAAATGCCTCGCGTCGCGCTATCGGCCCATCGGCAATCGGCTCGGCGTCATCGGCAACGGCGGCGGGCCCGGCGTGCTGGCGGCGGACTACGCCTTTCTGCGCGGCGTCGCTATTCCATCGCTGTCGGCGGAGACCTTGTCGCAGTTGAAAGCGAAATTGCCGCAGGCACCTTCACTCGAAAATCCGGTTGATATCGGCGAGCATGCCACCGCCGCCGATTTTGTCGCCGCCGTGGAAGCGCTGGCGGCGTCTCCCGGCATCGACGGCGTGCTGGTGGTCGTGACGCCGAAGCCCGGTATCGATATCGAAGGCATTGCGCAAGCCGCGACCGCGAGCCTGCCGTCGGTAAAAAAAGTTTTGATCGGCTGCTGGATGGGTGAGACGCGCGTGCGCGAAACGCGGCGCAAGGTCAATGAGGCCGGCCTGCCGGTGTTCCGCCTGCCGGAAGCGGCCGTGGATGCATTCGCCAATATCGCGACGTTTTATCACAACCAGCAAAGCCTGATGCAAACGCCGCCGCCGTTGAACGTCGGTGGCCTGGAAGATGCTCCGGATGTGGCCGCAGCGCGAGCGGTGATCAATGCCGTGCTGACGGCGGGCCGCGAAGTGCTGACCGAGACTGAATCGAAAGAATTGCTGAACGCGTTTCGCATTCCCGTCACTCCCACCGAAGTCGCACGCACCGCCGATGATGCGGTCGCGATTGCGCAACGCATGGGCTTCCCGGTGGTCATCAAGATCAATTCGCCGGATATCGCCCACAAATCCGATGTCGGCGGCGTGATGCTGAACGTGCGCACCGCCCAGCAAGTACGCACCATTTTCGCGGACATGACCGAGGAAGCAGCGCGGCGCGCGCCGGATGCAACAATCGATGGCGTATCGCTCCAGCGCATGGTGGTCAAGCGCAACGGGCGCGAACTGTATGTCGGCATGACCACCGATGAACTGTTCGGGCCGGTGATTACTTTCGGTGCGGGCGGGACCATGATCGAGGTGATCGACGACCGCACCGTGGCGCTGCCGCCGCTGAATCTGTTTCTGGCGCGGCGTGTCATCAAGCGTGCACGTTCGGCCGCAGTGCTCGGTGAATGGCGCGGCATGCCTAAAGTGCAGATCGAGGCACTGGAATACCTGCTGCTGCGCGTCTCGGAAATGATTTGCGAGTTGCCGGAATTGCAGGAGCTCGACATCAATCCGGTGATCATCGATGAAGACGGCGCTGCCGTGGTGGATGCGCGCGCGGTGGTGCGAAAGATCGTATCGACACCCGACGCCCCGTACGCACACATGGCGATCCTGCCATACCCGAATCTGCTGGCACAGGATTTCACCACACGCGACGGCATGCATTGCCAGCTTCGCGCCATCCGCCCCGAGGATGCCAACGCGCTGCAACGTTTCGTGCGCGAACTCTCCGAGGAATCGCGCTACTTTCGTTTCCTGTCAACGCTGGCGGAACTGTCGCCTTCGATGCTCGCCCGCTTCACGCAGATCGATTACGACCGCGAAATGGCGATTGTCGCGGTGATCCCCGACGAAACGGACGGCGAACGCATTATTGGCGTCGCGCGGTACTTGCTGAATCCGGATGCCGTGACGGTGGAATTTGCGCTGGCGATATCGGACGAATTCCAGGGCCAGGGCATCGGCTCGACGCTGATGAAACGCCTTTGCGAAATCGCACGCGAGCGCGGACTGAAGGCGGTGATCGGACTCGTGCTCGGCAATAACAGCGACATGCTCGCGCTGATGCACAGCCTGGGATTTACCTCGCGGCCCGATCCGGACGATTCGGATTTGCGGGAGGTGGTTTTGCAGCTACAGGGGGCTGCCGCCTAG
- a CDS encoding histone deacetylase family protein encodes MSLTAYITHPSSLKHEMGLDHPECPSRLDAINDYLLAQSYLDLMVPYTAPAVTHEQLLRAHTGHYLAEIENLAPASGYQQVDPDTRMNPHTLTAARHAAGAVVLATDLVVSGEVTRAFCAVRPPGHHAERDAAMGFCFYNNVAVGIRHAQRHHGISRIALIDFDVHHGNGSEDILAGDEQVLMVSTFQHPLYPYVGDVSKGTNMVNVPLAARTKGDALKKAVEESWLPALDAFKPEMLFISAGFDAHRDDDMANLGWVDADYAWVTARLVEVAERHAKGRIVSVLEGGYDLLALARSVGMHVGVLLGAVDA; translated from the coding sequence ATGTCTCTCACCGCCTATATCACGCATCCCTCCTCTCTCAAGCATGAGATGGGGCTCGATCATCCGGAATGCCCTTCGCGGCTTGATGCGATCAACGATTATCTGCTTGCGCAAAGCTATCTCGATTTGATGGTGCCGTACACGGCGCCCGCCGTGACGCATGAGCAGTTGCTGCGCGCGCACACCGGGCATTACCTCGCGGAAATCGAGAATCTGGCCCCCGCCAGCGGCTACCAGCAAGTCGACCCCGACACACGCATGAATCCGCACACCCTCACCGCCGCGCGTCACGCGGCGGGCGCGGTCGTGCTGGCGACCGACCTGGTCGTGTCGGGGGAAGTGACGCGAGCGTTCTGCGCCGTGCGTCCACCAGGCCATCATGCCGAACGCGACGCGGCGATGGGATTCTGCTTCTACAACAACGTGGCAGTGGGCATTCGCCACGCACAGCGGCACCACGGCATTTCACGCATCGCGCTGATCGACTTCGATGTGCATCATGGCAACGGCAGCGAGGACATCCTGGCCGGCGACGAGCAAGTGCTGATGGTATCGACGTTTCAGCACCCTCTCTATCCCTATGTCGGCGATGTTTCGAAGGGAACCAACATGGTGAATGTGCCGCTGGCGGCACGCACCAAGGGCGATGCGCTGAAGAAGGCCGTGGAAGAAAGCTGGCTCCCGGCGCTGGACGCATTCAAGCCCGAGATGCTTTTCATTTCCGCCGGTTTTGACGCGCACCGCGATGACGACATGGCCAATCTTGGCTGGGTCGATGCCGACTATGCGTGGGTGACCGCGCGGCTCGTCGAGGTCGCCGAGCGTCACGCAAAGGGCCGCATCGTATCCGTGCTGGAAGGCGGCTACGATCTGCTCGCACTTGCCCGCAGCGTCGGCATGCATGTCGGCGTCCTGCTGGGAGCGGTCGACGCCTGA
- a CDS encoding nitroreductase, protein MTPSSNLSELLRTRRSVRDFRADAIPADVLDAVLADANWSPSWSNTQPYRIAIASGELRDHLARELTARYDAGIRALAGGVLGKLKAFLTRDGLPDGDFKVHFEYPPELLPRRRATGFGLYKLLGIDRKDHAARNAQMRRNFEFFGAPTAIFIFVHRGLHEYSVLDAGIFLQSLMLSAEAHGLATCAQGALATWAGPAKAAFAVPKDYKLICGLAIGYASDHPVNRFNPGRGEVAELMIAAREGEGGGGGGGGALGGVFGGGGGGGGGGGGGGGGGGGGGALGGGGGGGGGGSRGGGGGGGGGGGGGGGGGGGGGGGGGGGGGGGGGGGGGGGGGGGGGGGGGGGWGGGGGGGGGGGVGGGGGGGGGGGGGGGGGGGGGGGGGGGGGGGGGGGGGWGVGGGGGGGGGPGGGPAGRGAGLGALRGRGRGPWGDATAWAHGRAEVAPRSPYGSRLARRQRRVLPARGLAGGTCRMVESGAYGTASNDLSRSRKAHHRHWPRRRHVSVDIPAAFNPPPCRPPSHLG, encoded by the coding sequence ATGACCCCCTCATCAAACCTCTCCGAACTGCTCCGCACCCGCCGCAGCGTGCGCGATTTCCGTGCCGATGCCATCCCCGCTGACGTGCTGGATGCCGTACTGGCCGATGCCAATTGGTCACCCAGTTGGTCGAACACCCAACCGTATCGCATCGCCATCGCCTCGGGTGAATTGCGCGATCACCTGGCGCGGGAACTGACCGCGCGCTATGACGCCGGCATCCGCGCGCTAGCCGGCGGCGTGCTCGGCAAACTGAAAGCGTTCCTGACCCGCGACGGCCTGCCTGACGGCGATTTCAAGGTTCATTTTGAATATCCGCCGGAACTGTTGCCGCGCCGCCGCGCCACCGGCTTCGGCCTGTACAAATTGCTCGGCATCGACCGCAAAGACCATGCCGCGCGCAATGCGCAGATGCGCCGCAACTTCGAATTCTTCGGCGCGCCCACCGCGATATTTATTTTTGTGCATCGCGGCTTGCACGAATATTCGGTGCTCGACGCCGGCATCTTCCTGCAATCGCTCATGCTCTCCGCCGAAGCCCACGGCCTCGCCACCTGCGCGCAAGGCGCACTCGCCACTTGGGCTGGGCCGGCGAAAGCGGCATTCGCGGTGCCGAAGGATTACAAACTGATCTGCGGCCTCGCCATCGGCTACGCGTCCGATCATCCGGTGAATCGATTCAATCCGGGGCGGGGAGAGGTTGCGGAGTTGATGATTGCGGCACGCGAGGGCGAGGGGGGGGGCGGGGGGGGGGGGGGGGCTTTGGGGGGGGTTTTTGGGGGGGGGGGGGGGGGGGGGGGGGGGGGGGGGGGGGGGGGGGGGGGTGGGGGGGGGGGGGGGGCGTTGGGGGGGGGGGGGGGGGGGGGGGGGGGTGGGTCTCGGGGGGGGGGGGGGGGGGGGGGGGGGGGGGGGGGGGGGGGGGGGGGGGGGGGGGGGGGGGGGGGGGGGGGGGGGGGGGGGGGGGGGGGGGGGGGGGGGGGGGGGGGGGGGGGGGGGGGGGGGGGGGGGGGGGGGGGGGGGGGGGGGGGGGGGGGCTGGGGGGGGGGGGGGGGGGGGGGGGGGGGGGGGGGGGTTGGGGGGGGGGGGGGGGGGGGGGGTGGGGGGGGGGGGGGGGGGGGGGGGGGGGGGGGGGGGGGGGGGGGGGGGGGGGGGGGGGGGGGGGGGGGGGGGGGGGGGGGGGGGGGGTGGGGTGTGGGGGGGGGGGGGGGGGGGGGGGGGGGCCCCGGGGGGGGGCCCGCGGGGCGGGGGGCGGGATTGGGCGCCCTGCGGGGGCGCGGCCGCGGCCCATGGGGCGACGCGACAGCATGGGCACACGGGAGGGCTGAGGTAGCCCCGCGTTCTCCGTACGGCTCCAGACTTGCGCGACGCCAGCGGAGAGTGTTGCCGGCTCGCGGGCTTGCCGGGGGGACTTGTCGAATGGTAGAATCCGGAGCGTACGGGACAGCGAGCAACGATTTATCGCGGTCCCGCAAAGCGCACCATCGCCATTGGCCCCGCAGGCGGCATGTCAGCGTCGACATACCTGCAGCCTTCAATCCGCCGCCGTGTCGTCCGCCCTCCCACCTTGGTTGA
- a CDS encoding PhnD/SsuA/transferrin family substrate-binding protein, which translates to MKKAVSVTDIFSTSLFVLAAIAAIWAPVAKASSILSVSSEAKDTDRKWDLLDSSIPLAQYLAKVTGIPIRAEITHDLKGELVTSRNPAGFMMMGPAHVIGSALRHGYEPVAQTTGDVQVAIVALKSSGIDSVAKARGKRLYLPAEDSLATYMALAKFNADGISPKTHFKSITYGRFHGVGLYALTINSADIAVADLEVAKKFVESGNGVIIETTKPVPAFGIVINPKVSADTREKISRALLDAKPGALKAAGLDKYQFRKISKENYAEVAKMGYFTPALLAGAKVLSAEGVQDMMGKGAKYYDVRSEAEYKAAHVKDAVLLSYHEKSKKEIDFDPKLDEFKLVDTVKDKNAAIIFACNGGECWKSYKASKVALSAGYKSVFWFRGGLPEWREKNLPVER; encoded by the coding sequence ATGAAAAAAGCAGTTTCCGTAACAGACATTTTTAGCACTTCGCTCTTTGTGCTGGCCGCCATCGCGGCAATATGGGCGCCGGTTGCCAAGGCGTCGTCGATACTGAGTGTCAGCTCCGAGGCAAAAGACACGGATCGAAAATGGGATCTTCTCGACAGCAGCATTCCGCTGGCCCAGTATCTTGCCAAGGTCACCGGCATTCCGATCCGGGCGGAGATCACCCATGATCTGAAGGGCGAACTGGTCACCAGCCGCAATCCGGCCGGTTTCATGATGATGGGACCCGCGCATGTGATCGGCAGCGCGCTTCGGCATGGCTACGAACCCGTTGCGCAAACAACCGGCGATGTGCAGGTTGCCATCGTTGCGCTAAAGAGCAGCGGCATCGACTCGGTCGCCAAGGCCAGGGGCAAGCGGCTTTATCTTCCCGCCGAGGATTCGCTTGCCACCTACATGGCGCTCGCGAAATTCAACGCGGACGGTATCAGCCCGAAAACCCATTTTAAATCGATTACTTACGGGCGATTTCATGGCGTTGGCCTGTACGCGCTCACCATCAATTCGGCCGATATTGCCGTGGCGGACCTGGAGGTCGCGAAGAAGTTCGTTGAATCCGGCAACGGCGTGATCATCGAAACCACCAAGCCGGTTCCCGCGTTCGGCATCGTGATCAACCCCAAGGTATCCGCCGATACCAGGGAGAAGATCAGCCGCGCGCTGCTCGACGCGAAGCCGGGCGCGCTCAAGGCCGCCGGCCTCGATAAATATCAGTTCCGGAAAATCAGTAAGGAGAATTACGCCGAGGTGGCCAAGATGGGATATTTCACGCCCGCGCTGCTGGCAGGTGCAAAGGTGTTAAGCGCCGAAGGGGTGCAGGACATGATGGGCAAGGGTGCGAAGTATTACGATGTGCGCAGTGAAGCGGAATACAAGGCCGCGCATGTCAAGGATGCGGTGCTGTTGTCGTATCACGAGAAGAGCAAGAAGGAAATCGATTTCGACCCGAAGCTTGACGAATTCAAGCTCGTCGATACGGTCAAGGACAAGAATGCCGCCATTATTTTTGCCTGCAACGGCGGTGAATGTTGGAAGAGCTACAAGGCGTCCAAGGTGGCGTTGAGCGCGGGATACAAGTCGGTCTTTTGGTTCCGCGGCGGGCTGCCGGAGTGGCGTGAAAAGAACTTGCCGGTCGAGCGGTGA
- a CDS encoding CYTH and CHAD domain-containing protein translates to MDHEIELKLAIDPADAVAFRQIPLLCEKSIAGPTRRKVLNVYFDTPGLVLKHHSMALRLRKTAGKWLQTLKTAGTATGGLHQRGEWEYPLRAPQLDLALFRETPLATLAQSKALHHTLKPLFTTDFFRTTWRVEISPSQRVEVALDLGVIRCGEREAIISEVEIELLEGNAAAVFDVALALVGEIAMRPSILSKAERGYQLVAPEAIVPRHAVAIPLKRKWPPHQAMRVIIAACLDHFDANFEGALTRDDPEFIHQLRVALRRLRSAIRIFRPAHAGHFSAELKWLAAAIGEARDWDVFVTRTLPALLGDFGDPRLAGKILALAMQRQAHARAAARVALASSRAATLVMSIARWISVPGAVASGDSQSTMAGHGDEAHAPATHGLARFASHEISRRHRRLMRVKGALDELSPEARHRVRIDAKRLRYAMEFLAGLFPGKRVARYLKVIGEIQEGLGEANDDAVASRLIESLSAPKPLVDFAAATFAKRTQKTLSDLDARITALKKIRHFWND, encoded by the coding sequence ATGGACCACGAAATCGAACTCAAATTGGCGATTGATCCCGCCGACGCGGTCGCATTTCGCCAGATTCCGCTGTTGTGCGAGAAGAGCATTGCCGGGCCGACGCGCCGCAAAGTGCTCAACGTTTACTTCGACACGCCCGGACTTGTGCTCAAACATCATTCCATGGCATTGCGCTTGCGCAAGACCGCCGGCAAGTGGCTGCAGACACTGAAGACCGCGGGAACGGCGACCGGCGGATTACATCAGCGCGGCGAGTGGGAATACCCGTTACGCGCGCCACAACTCGATCTCGCCCTGTTTCGCGAGACGCCGCTTGCCACGCTCGCTCAAAGCAAGGCGTTGCATCACACGCTGAAGCCGCTGTTCACCACCGACTTCTTTCGCACGACATGGCGGGTGGAAATCTCACCCAGCCAGCGCGTCGAAGTGGCGCTGGACCTAGGCGTGATACGTTGCGGCGAGCGCGAGGCGATCATCTCCGAAGTTGAAATCGAACTGCTGGAAGGCAACGCCGCCGCGGTATTCGATGTCGCACTTGCCCTCGTCGGTGAGATCGCCATGCGGCCATCGATTCTCAGCAAAGCCGAACGCGGCTACCAATTGGTGGCGCCCGAAGCAATCGTTCCGCGACACGCCGTGGCCATTCCACTCAAGCGCAAATGGCCGCCGCATCAGGCGATGCGAGTAATAATCGCCGCGTGTCTCGACCACTTTGATGCCAACTTCGAAGGCGCACTCACCCGTGATGATCCGGAATTCATTCACCAGTTGCGTGTGGCGCTGCGAAGACTGCGATCGGCAATCCGCATCTTCCGGCCCGCGCACGCCGGACATTTTTCCGCGGAACTGAAATGGCTGGCCGCCGCAATTGGTGAGGCACGGGATTGGGATGTGTTTGTCACGCGAACCCTGCCGGCATTGCTCGGCGACTTCGGCGATCCGCGGCTTGCCGGAAAGATCTTGGCGCTTGCGATGCAGAGACAGGCCCATGCACGCGCCGCCGCGCGCGTCGCGTTGGCATCTTCCCGCGCAGCCACGCTGGTCATGTCGATTGCACGCTGGATTAGCGTTCCCGGCGCCGTCGCGTCTGGCGATTCTCAGTCGACAATGGCTGGCCACGGCGATGAGGCACACGCGCCGGCAACGCATGGACTCGCCCGCTTCGCATCGCATGAAATCAGCCGCCGTCACCGCCGCCTCATGCGGGTCAAGGGCGCGCTGGACGAATTGTCGCCGGAGGCGCGCCACCGCGTGCGCATCGATGCCAAGCGATTGCGCTACGCAATGGAGTTTCTTGCCGGCCTGTTTCCCGGGAAGCGAGTCGCGCGCTACCTGAAAGTGATTGGTGAAATTCAGGAGGGACTCGGCGAGGCCAACGACGACGCCGTCGCCTCAAGGCTGATTGAAAGCCTGAGCGCGCCGAAGCCGCTGGTCGATTTTGCGGCGGCCACATTTGCGAAGCGCACGCAAAAAACGCTTTCCGATCTCGATGCGCGCATCACTGCGCTGAAGAAAATCAGACACTTCTGGAATGATTGA